In Frondihabitans sp. PAMC 28766, a genomic segment contains:
- a CDS encoding HdeD family acid-resistance protein, producing MSVPTPLSRATLLFHRGWVIGVAVIAIVLGLIGLIFPGATLVLVAIVFGIALVAVGIRRIVHSYTASDLTRGMRWFAGILGALVLIAGILCLVDPFRSLSILGLLIGIAWVFEGASSVIGGAIGYVGGPRSLTIVAGVVALIAGIIMILLPLVALSAFLTVGSIILIVIGVTMLLLLPRRAAM from the coding sequence ATGTCCGTTCCCACCCCGCTCAGCCGGGCGACCCTGCTCTTCCACCGGGGCTGGGTGATCGGCGTCGCCGTCATCGCCATCGTGCTCGGGCTGATCGGGCTGATCTTCCCCGGCGCGACGCTCGTGCTGGTCGCGATCGTCTTCGGCATCGCGCTCGTGGCCGTCGGCATCCGGCGCATCGTGCACTCGTACACGGCGAGCGACCTGACGCGGGGCATGCGGTGGTTCGCCGGGATCCTGGGGGCGCTCGTTCTGATCGCCGGAATCCTCTGCCTCGTCGACCCGTTCCGATCGCTGTCGATCCTGGGCCTTCTGATCGGCATCGCCTGGGTTTTCGAGGGGGCGAGCAGCGTGATCGGCGGGGCCATCGGCTACGTCGGCGGCCCGCGGTCGCTGACCATCGTCGCGGGGGTGGTCGCCCTGATCGCCGGGATCATCATGATCCTGCTGCCCCTGGTCGCGCTGTCGGCCTTCCTCACGGTCGGCTCGATCATCCTGATCGTCATCGGGGTCACGATGCTTCTCCTGCTGCCTCGCAGGGCGGCCATGTAG
- the lgt gene encoding prolipoprotein diacylglyceryl transferase, whose amino-acid sequence MFHGGIPSPPVSYFDVGPLRIHFYALCIVVGIGIACWVTNGRLVRRGFESGGIIDVAIFAVPIGIVGGRFYHVFTHPHDYFYAGANLWNVFAIWEGGLAIFGSILFGTLGAYIGCRRAKISFGAFADAVIPGLLLAQAFGRLGNYFNQELYGGPTKLPWGLQIAPDNAAYPVGVPAGTLFQPLFLYELLWNTLGAILILTVGRRLNLKRGQTAGFYFLWYGAMRAFLEYLRLDPTEFYLFGLKINEDVAIAAAIFGLILIIVSGRLGHPNLPPLSELPGLDGVKVEEGGEVVSVGNETLTRGGAVEKETPPSTP is encoded by the coding sequence ATGTTCCATGGCGGCATCCCCAGCCCACCGGTCAGCTATTTCGACGTCGGCCCCCTGCGCATCCACTTCTATGCGCTGTGCATCGTCGTCGGCATCGGCATCGCCTGCTGGGTGACCAACGGCCGCCTCGTGCGCCGCGGTTTCGAATCCGGCGGGATCATCGACGTGGCGATCTTCGCCGTGCCGATCGGCATCGTCGGCGGGCGTTTCTATCACGTGTTCACGCACCCGCACGACTACTTCTACGCGGGCGCGAACCTCTGGAACGTCTTCGCGATCTGGGAGGGCGGCCTGGCGATCTTCGGCTCCATCCTGTTCGGCACCCTCGGCGCCTACATCGGCTGCCGGCGGGCGAAGATCAGCTTCGGGGCGTTCGCCGACGCCGTGATCCCCGGCCTCCTGCTCGCGCAGGCGTTCGGCCGCCTCGGCAACTACTTCAACCAGGAGCTCTACGGCGGCCCGACCAAACTGCCGTGGGGCCTCCAGATCGCGCCCGACAACGCCGCCTACCCGGTCGGTGTCCCGGCGGGCACCCTCTTCCAGCCGCTGTTCCTCTACGAGCTGCTGTGGAACACGCTCGGCGCGATCCTGATCCTCACCGTCGGCCGCCGGCTGAACCTCAAGCGCGGCCAGACAGCGGGCTTCTACTTCCTCTGGTACGGCGCCATGCGCGCCTTCCTCGAATACCTGCGGCTCGATCCGACCGAATTCTATCTCTTCGGGCTCAAGATCAACGAGGACGTCGCCATCGCCGCCGCGATCTTCGGGCTGATCCTGATCATCGTCTCCGGCCGCCTCGGCCACCCGAATCTGCCACCCCTCAGCGAGCTGCCCGGGCTCGACGGCGTGAAGGTCGAAGAGGGCGGCGAGGTCGTGTCGGTCGGCAACGAGACGCTCACCCGCGGCGGCGCCGTCGAGAAAGAGACCCCACCCTCAACTCCGTGA
- a CDS encoding cation:proton antiporter: MTFAALGLIVLVGLFGPLLAARGAWRIPVVVGELFGGMLIGRTGFGLVDSGDATFALLAGIGFGLTMFVAGSHVPLRDGLRGVLLRGIAGAALVGAAATVLAVLVAAVFGTGHAALYVVLAASSSAALILPIAASWPAGSVPKLAQLTVQVAIADTVSIVALPLVIDPARAAVAALGALIIAALSVLLYFVLRRADRSGLRHRLHRFSEKRQFALELRINILLLLALAALAEFTHVSIMLAGFALGLVVGAIGEPRRLARQLFGITEGFFGPLFFVWLGASLDVRGLGQHPAMILLGVALAASALIAHLVSRLAGLPWALGAVAAGQLGVPVAAVTLGLQQHVLQPGEDAAIVLGALLTIAVVAIASGVVQRGASRS; encoded by the coding sequence GTGACGTTCGCCGCCCTCGGGCTCATCGTGCTGGTCGGCCTCTTCGGCCCGCTGCTGGCGGCTCGCGGGGCGTGGCGCATCCCCGTCGTCGTCGGTGAGCTGTTCGGCGGCATGCTGATCGGGCGCACCGGGTTCGGGCTCGTCGACAGCGGTGACGCCACGTTCGCGCTGCTCGCCGGCATCGGCTTCGGCCTGACCATGTTCGTCGCGGGGTCTCACGTGCCGCTGCGGGACGGCCTCCGCGGTGTGCTCCTCCGCGGCATCGCCGGCGCGGCTCTCGTCGGGGCGGCGGCCACCGTGCTCGCCGTGCTGGTGGCCGCTGTCTTCGGCACGGGCCATGCGGCGCTCTACGTCGTGCTGGCGGCGTCGTCGTCGGCCGCCCTGATCCTGCCGATCGCAGCGTCATGGCCGGCGGGCTCGGTGCCGAAGCTCGCACAGCTCACGGTGCAGGTCGCGATCGCCGACACGGTGTCGATCGTGGCCCTCCCGCTCGTGATCGATCCCGCCCGCGCGGCCGTCGCGGCGCTCGGCGCGCTCATCATCGCGGCGCTCAGCGTGCTCCTCTACTTCGTGCTGCGTCGGGCGGATCGCTCCGGCCTGCGGCACCGGCTGCACCGGTTCTCAGAGAAGCGGCAGTTCGCGCTCGAGCTGCGCATCAACATCCTCCTGCTGCTCGCGCTCGCGGCGCTCGCCGAGTTCACCCACGTGTCGATCATGCTGGCGGGGTTCGCGCTCGGTCTGGTGGTCGGGGCCATCGGCGAACCGCGTCGGCTCGCGCGGCAGCTGTTCGGAATCACCGAGGGGTTCTTCGGCCCCCTCTTCTTCGTCTGGCTCGGGGCGTCGCTCGACGTGCGGGGTCTGGGGCAGCACCCCGCGATGATCCTGCTCGGCGTGGCTCTCGCGGCCAGCGCGCTCATCGCGCACCTGGTGTCGCGGCTCGCGGGCCTGCCGTGGGCACTCGGCGCCGTGGCTGCGGGTCAGCTCGGGGTGCCGGTCGCAGCCGTCACCCTCGGGCTGCAGCAGCACGTGCTGCAGCCGGGAGAGGATGCGGCGATCGTGCTGGGCGCGCTTCTCACCATCGCCGTCGTCGCGATTGCGTCCGGCGTGGTGCAACGCGGCGCGTCACGGAGTTGA
- a CDS encoding PLD nuclease N-terminal domain-containing protein: MYLLLEAIPVILIIVALVDLIPRQDHEIQHMPKVVWALLIIFIPVVGCVLWFVIGREYRAPRQVRSTRDPVGYGAGGGADTLVHPASNRVKTTEEELADLDREIEFYEKQAKLKRLQAEVDGVEAE; the protein is encoded by the coding sequence ATGTATCTGCTGCTCGAGGCCATCCCGGTCATCCTGATCATCGTGGCGCTGGTCGATCTGATTCCGCGCCAGGATCACGAGATCCAGCACATGCCGAAGGTCGTCTGGGCGCTGCTCATCATCTTCATCCCCGTGGTGGGATGCGTGCTCTGGTTCGTGATCGGGCGGGAGTACCGGGCGCCGAGGCAGGTGCGCAGCACTCGCGACCCGGTGGGCTACGGCGCCGGCGGCGGGGCGGACACGCTGGTTCACCCGGCGTCGAACCGCGTGAAGACCACCGAGGAGGAGCTGGCCGACCTCGATCGCGAGATCGAGTTCTACGAGAAGCAGGCCAAGCTCAAGCGGCTGCAGGCCGAGGTCGACGGCGTCGAGGCCGAGTAG
- a CDS encoding alpha/beta fold hydrolase, which produces MTQPHPFDYGTPSWQHHPHRRRWLIVGLAIVAAIAVVVAVFVVRTLTADPANALEARFTQSIQWNDCGHSYYCGQIDVPVDWHDTGSGTAHLALMEHRPKGSPAGTILVNPGGPGGSGVDFVSSGVENAVDGTIASKYDVIGFDPPGVGYSSAVKCYDASRQDDYLYGILPGAIGTKEWIAADEKLQTQFGDACQAKTGALLANVDTTSAAATWI; this is translated from the coding sequence GTGACGCAGCCCCATCCGTTCGACTACGGCACTCCGTCGTGGCAGCATCACCCGCACCGCAGGCGCTGGCTGATCGTCGGCCTCGCGATCGTCGCGGCCATCGCCGTCGTCGTCGCCGTCTTCGTCGTCCGCACCCTCACCGCCGACCCGGCGAACGCCCTCGAGGCGCGCTTCACGCAGAGCATCCAGTGGAACGACTGCGGCCACAGCTACTACTGCGGCCAGATCGACGTGCCCGTCGACTGGCACGACACCGGCTCCGGCACGGCGCACCTCGCCCTGATGGAGCACCGCCCGAAGGGCAGTCCGGCCGGCACGATCCTGGTGAACCCCGGCGGGCCGGGCGGCTCGGGCGTCGACTTCGTCTCGAGCGGTGTCGAGAACGCCGTCGACGGGACCATCGCGTCGAAGTACGACGTCATCGGGTTCGACCCACCCGGCGTCGGGTATTCGAGCGCGGTGAAGTGCTACGACGCGAGCCGGCAAGACGACTATCTCTATGGCATCCTGCCCGGCGCGATCGGCACGAAGGAGTGGATCGCCGCCGACGAGAAGCTGCAGACCCAGTTCGGCGACGCCTGCCAGGCGAAGACCGGCGCGCTGCTCGCCAACGTCGACACGACCAGCGCGGCCGCGACATGGATCTGA
- a CDS encoding alpha/beta fold hydrolase, giving the protein MDLIRADLHETTLNYIGYSYGSYLGTTYAGLFPKRVGHFVFDGADDPWAAAAPGGSGDGLVDQAVGFEGDLKAFVTACVAGATKATGSAPCPSPAAPTRAWPRSPPC; this is encoded by the coding sequence ATGGATCTGATCCGAGCCGACCTCCACGAGACGACGCTGAACTACATCGGGTACTCGTACGGCTCGTACCTCGGCACGACGTATGCCGGGCTGTTCCCGAAGCGCGTCGGCCACTTCGTCTTCGACGGCGCCGACGACCCGTGGGCGGCAGCGGCACCCGGAGGCTCGGGCGACGGCCTCGTCGACCAGGCGGTCGGCTTCGAGGGCGACCTCAAGGCGTTCGTGACCGCGTGCGTGGCCGGGGCGACCAAGGCGACCGGCTCGGCGCCGTGCCCCTCACCGGCAGCGCCGACCAGGGCATGGCCGAGGTCACCGCCCTGCTGA
- a CDS encoding alpha/beta hydrolase gives MPLTGSADQGMAEVTALLNRVQSTPEKNSDGRMLGSATLATAISSALYDTSEWPDLASAFRGVQAGDPKAAFALADEYNDRSPKGKYYDNTAEAFNAITCLEDGGDPDMGDLRKQAIELKKKAPVLGVYQAYSDLVCDEWPVQPIAFPKPVTAPGAAPIVVIGNTGDPATPYSGAKSLAKQLDSGHLLTYVGEGHTIYDKGNTCIDAAVDAYLQHGTVPAAGQRCH, from the coding sequence GTGCCCCTCACCGGCAGCGCCGACCAGGGCATGGCCGAGGTCACCGCCCTGCTGAACCGCGTGCAGTCCACCCCCGAAAAGAACAGCGACGGCAGGATGCTCGGCTCCGCCACGTTGGCGACGGCGATCAGCTCGGCCCTCTACGACACCTCCGAGTGGCCCGATCTCGCCTCGGCCTTCCGCGGCGTGCAGGCCGGTGACCCCAAAGCGGCGTTCGCTCTCGCCGACGAGTACAACGACCGGTCGCCGAAGGGCAAGTACTACGACAACACGGCGGAGGCCTTCAACGCGATCACGTGCCTCGAAGACGGCGGCGACCCCGACATGGGCGACCTGCGCAAGCAGGCGATCGAGCTGAAGAAGAAGGCGCCGGTGCTCGGCGTCTACCAGGCGTACAGCGACCTCGTCTGCGACGAATGGCCGGTGCAGCCGATCGCCTTCCCGAAGCCGGTGACGGCGCCAGGCGCGGCGCCCATCGTCGTGATCGGCAACACGGGCGACCCGGCGACGCCGTACTCGGGCGCGAAGTCGCTCGCGAAGCAGCTCGACTCCGGCCACCTGCTCACTTACGTCGGCGAGGGCCACACCATCTACGACAAGGGCAACACCTGCATCGACGCCGCCGTCGACGCCTACCTCCAGCACGGCACCGTCCCCGCCGCCGGCCAGCGCTGCCACTAG
- a CDS encoding LCP family protein produces MNDAPEPTRRSLRSRTTGVARHGRLPRQHPCGALARGVALVAAVGVVSTVSVGAIALHRVQSDLGPGVALQGEKTEPVAKGQGISAYKGGFNILIVGTDNDPKQGNTYGVRDATLNDVNILLHVSADHTNATAVSIPRDLVVPIPSCPTADGSGSTSARSAQPINSASGDGGLNCVVQTVKQLTGVDVPFAGQISFNGVIEMSNAIGGVPVCVDKPVHDRYTGLDLPAGTTTLSGSDALAFLRSRHGVGDGSDLGRISSQQVYLSSMLRTIKSGGTLGSPTKLYGLAHAAASNMTLSNSLNNTGTLIQMGSALKSLNLQNVNFVQYPGTTGGTGVYSEKVQPDLVTASKLFGAIKADQPFTVPAGSTGVGSESGAAAGASGSSSGGAATGGASHPAASSSAPATEISGLTGQSAAEQTCSVAYKF; encoded by the coding sequence GTGAACGACGCCCCCGAGCCGACTCGACGCTCTCTCCGCAGCCGCACCACAGGCGTGGCCCGCCACGGCCGACTGCCGAGGCAGCACCCGTGCGGAGCCCTCGCGAGGGGGGTCGCCCTCGTCGCGGCGGTCGGCGTCGTCAGCACTGTCTCAGTCGGCGCCATCGCCCTGCACCGGGTGCAGAGCGACCTCGGCCCCGGCGTCGCGCTCCAGGGCGAGAAGACCGAACCGGTCGCGAAGGGCCAGGGCATCAGCGCCTACAAGGGCGGCTTCAACATCCTGATCGTCGGCACCGACAACGACCCGAAGCAGGGCAACACCTACGGGGTGCGGGATGCGACGCTCAACGACGTCAACATCCTGCTGCACGTCTCCGCCGACCACACCAACGCGACCGCCGTCAGCATCCCCCGCGACCTGGTGGTTCCGATCCCGTCGTGCCCGACGGCCGACGGCAGCGGCTCGACCTCCGCGAGGAGTGCGCAGCCGATCAACTCGGCCTCCGGCGACGGTGGCCTCAACTGCGTCGTGCAGACCGTCAAGCAGCTCACCGGCGTCGACGTCCCCTTCGCCGGCCAGATCTCGTTCAACGGAGTCATCGAGATGTCGAACGCCATCGGCGGGGTGCCGGTGTGCGTCGACAAGCCGGTCCACGACCGTTACACCGGGCTCGACCTTCCCGCCGGCACCACGACGCTGTCAGGATCCGACGCCCTCGCGTTCCTCCGCTCGCGGCACGGCGTGGGGGATGGCAGCGACCTCGGCCGAATCTCGAGCCAACAGGTCTACCTCTCGTCGATGCTCCGCACCATCAAGAGCGGCGGCACCCTCGGCAGCCCGACGAAGCTCTACGGGCTCGCCCACGCGGCCGCGAGCAACATGACTTTGTCGAACAGCCTGAACAACACCGGCACCCTCATCCAGATGGGTTCGGCACTCAAGAGCCTGAACCTCCAGAACGTGAATTTCGTGCAGTACCCCGGCACGACCGGGGGCACGGGCGTCTACAGCGAGAAGGTGCAGCCCGACCTGGTGACCGCGTCGAAGCTCTTCGGCGCGATCAAGGCCGACCAGCCGTTCACCGTGCCGGCCGGCAGCACCGGCGTCGGGTCGGAGTCGGGTGCGGCGGCCGGGGCCAGCGGCAGCAGCTCGGGCGGGGCCGCGACCGGCGGGGCGTCGCATCCTGCAGCCTCGTCGTCGGCGCCGGCCACCGAGATCTCCGGCCTCACCGGCCAGAGCGCCGCCGAGCAGACCTGCTCGGTCGCCTACAAGTTCTAG
- the pnuC gene encoding nicotinamide riboside transporter PnuC, giving the protein MDAIRWLFDSTFQIGDQTVLWREVIGNLFGLVSALGGMRRKVWAWPIGIVGNALLFTVFLGAVFDTPNPVNLLGQAGRQIMFIIVSVYGWWAWKHRSSAGLGAVEPKWAGARTRILLAVALVGGTAILTPLFTALGSYAPVWSDAWIFMGSLLATYGMAKGWVEFWLIWVAVDIVGVPLLLSAGYWASAIMYVFYGVFTLTGFFVWARTRRMQALPVIPDPAPVSVP; this is encoded by the coding sequence ATGGACGCCATCCGATGGCTTTTCGACTCCACTTTTCAGATCGGCGACCAGACGGTGCTCTGGCGCGAAGTGATCGGCAACCTCTTCGGCCTCGTCTCGGCCCTCGGCGGCATGCGCCGCAAGGTCTGGGCCTGGCCGATCGGCATCGTCGGCAACGCGCTGCTCTTCACCGTCTTCCTCGGCGCCGTGTTCGACACCCCGAACCCGGTCAACCTGCTGGGCCAGGCCGGGCGGCAGATCATGTTCATCATCGTGTCGGTCTACGGCTGGTGGGCCTGGAAGCACCGCTCGAGCGCGGGCCTCGGCGCCGTCGAGCCGAAGTGGGCCGGCGCCCGCACCCGCATCCTGCTGGCGGTCGCCCTGGTGGGCGGCACGGCGATCCTGACTCCCCTCTTCACGGCGCTCGGCTCGTACGCCCCGGTGTGGAGCGATGCGTGGATCTTCATGGGCTCGCTGCTCGCGACCTACGGCATGGCGAAGGGCTGGGTCGAGTTCTGGCTCATCTGGGTCGCGGTCGACATCGTGGGCGTGCCGCTGCTTCTGAGCGCGGGCTACTGGGCCTCCGCGATCATGTACGTCTTCTACGGCGTGTTCACGCTCACCGGATTCTTCGTCTGGGCGCGGACCCGCAGGATGCAGGCGCTGCCGGTGATCCCGGATCCTGCGCCCGTCTCCGTCCCCTAG
- a CDS encoding excinuclease ABC subunit UvrA, whose product MTTSRATTDSHEVIRVRGARENNLRDVSVEIPKRKLTVFTGVSGSGKSSLVFATIAAESQRLINETYSAFVQGFMPTLARPDVDVLEGLTTVIIVDQQRMGSDPRSTVGTVTDVNAMLRILFSRLGTPHVGSPNAFSFNVASASGGGSFTSKGKTESRGFTRVGGMCERCEGRGSVSDIDLAQLFDDTKGIRGGAITVPGYTGDGWMTRLYGESGFFDGDKPIRDFTADEREAFLYKDPTKVKINGINLTYEGLVPKIQKSMLSKDRDSMQPHVRAFVDRAVTFTTCPDCGGSRLSAAARSSLIAGLSIADACAMQISDLAGWVRTVDDAGVAPLIESLARTLDSFVEIGLGYLSLDRATGTLSGGEAQRVKMIRHLGSSLTDITYVFDEPTTGLHPHDIQRMNELLLRLRDKGNTVLVVEHKPETIAIADHVVDLGPGAGAGGGTVCFEGTVDGLRASGTITGRHLDDRRTLKESVRSSGASLPIRGATTHNLHGLDVDVPLGVLTVVTGVAGSGKSSLIHGALKPGSETSAGEVVTIDQSPIRGSRRSNPATYSGLLEPIRKAFAKANGVKPALFSSNSEGACPACNGAGVIYTDLAMMAGVSSTCDECDGKRFDASVLEYQLGGKDISQVLALPVAEALAFFETGEPRVPAAHAILTRLSDVGLGYLTIGQPLTTLSGGERQRLKLAARMAEKGGVYVLDEPTAGLHLADVEQLLGLLDRLVDSGRSVIVIEHHQAVMAHADWIIDLGPGAGHDGGRIVFEGRPQDLVAAASTLTAQHLAAYVGT is encoded by the coding sequence ATGACGACCTCCCGAGCCACCACCGACAGCCACGAAGTGATCCGCGTCCGCGGCGCCCGCGAGAACAACCTCCGCGACGTCAGCGTCGAGATCCCGAAGCGCAAGCTCACCGTCTTCACGGGCGTTTCCGGCTCGGGCAAGAGCTCGCTCGTCTTCGCGACGATCGCCGCCGAGTCGCAGCGCCTCATCAACGAGACCTACAGCGCGTTCGTGCAGGGCTTCATGCCGACGCTCGCTCGCCCCGACGTCGACGTGCTCGAGGGTCTGACGACGGTCATCATCGTCGACCAGCAGCGGATGGGGTCCGACCCGAGGTCGACGGTGGGCACGGTCACCGACGTCAACGCGATGCTCCGGATCCTGTTCAGTCGTCTCGGCACGCCGCACGTCGGCTCGCCGAACGCCTTCTCGTTCAACGTCGCGTCGGCCTCCGGCGGCGGCTCGTTCACGAGCAAGGGCAAGACGGAGTCGCGCGGGTTCACCCGGGTCGGCGGCATGTGCGAGCGCTGCGAGGGCCGCGGCTCCGTCTCCGACATCGACCTCGCCCAGCTGTTCGACGACACGAAGGGCATCCGCGGCGGCGCGATCACGGTGCCCGGCTACACGGGCGACGGCTGGATGACGCGGCTGTACGGCGAGTCGGGCTTCTTCGACGGCGACAAGCCGATCCGCGACTTCACGGCCGACGAGCGCGAGGCGTTCCTCTACAAAGACCCGACGAAGGTCAAGATCAACGGCATCAACCTGACCTACGAGGGCCTGGTGCCGAAGATCCAGAAGTCGATGCTGTCGAAGGATCGCGACTCGATGCAGCCGCACGTGCGCGCCTTCGTCGATCGCGCCGTCACGTTCACCACCTGCCCCGACTGCGGCGGGTCGCGACTGAGCGCCGCGGCACGCTCGTCGCTGATCGCGGGTCTCAGCATCGCCGACGCCTGCGCGATGCAGATCAGCGACCTCGCCGGCTGGGTGCGCACCGTCGACGACGCCGGCGTTGCACCTCTGATCGAGAGCCTCGCCCGCACCCTCGACTCGTTCGTCGAGATCGGCCTCGGCTACCTCTCGCTCGACCGCGCCACCGGAACCCTGTCGGGCGGTGAGGCGCAGCGCGTCAAGATGATCCGGCACTTGGGGTCGTCGCTCACCGACATCACCTACGTCTTCGACGAGCCGACGACGGGCCTCCACCCGCACGACATCCAGCGCATGAACGAGCTGCTGCTGCGCCTGCGAGACAAAGGCAACACGGTGCTGGTCGTCGAGCACAAGCCCGAGACGATCGCCATCGCCGACCACGTCGTCGACCTCGGCCCGGGCGCCGGTGCCGGCGGCGGCACGGTCTGCTTCGAGGGCACCGTCGACGGGCTCCGGGCCAGCGGCACGATCACCGGGCGGCACCTCGACGACCGCCGGACGCTCAAGGAGTCGGTGCGGTCGTCGGGTGCGTCCCTCCCGATCCGCGGCGCCACCACCCACAACCTGCACGGTCTCGACGTCGATGTGCCCCTCGGAGTCCTCACCGTCGTCACCGGGGTCGCCGGCTCCGGCAAGAGCTCTCTCATCCACGGCGCTCTGAAGCCCGGCTCCGAGACCTCCGCGGGCGAGGTGGTCACGATCGACCAGAGCCCGATCCGCGGGTCGCGGCGCAGCAACCCGGCCACCTACTCGGGCCTCCTCGAGCCGATCCGCAAGGCGTTCGCCAAGGCGAACGGCGTGAAACCGGCGCTCTTCAGCAGCAACTCCGAGGGAGCCTGCCCCGCGTGCAACGGAGCCGGCGTGATCTACACCGACCTGGCGATGATGGCCGGGGTGTCGAGCACGTGCGACGAGTGCGACGGCAAGCGCTTCGACGCGAGCGTGCTCGAGTACCAGCTGGGCGGAAAGGACATCAGCCAGGTGCTGGCGCTGCCGGTCGCCGAAGCGCTGGCGTTCTTCGAGACGGGAGAGCCCCGCGTTCCTGCCGCCCACGCGATCCTGACCCGCCTGTCGGACGTCGGGCTCGGCTACCTCACGATCGGGCAACCGCTGACCACGCTGTCGGGCGGTGAGCGCCAGCGGCTGAAGCTCGCGGCGCGCATGGCCGAGAAGGGCGGCGTCTACGTGCTCGACGAGCCCACCGCGGGCCTGCACCTCGCCGACGTCGAACAGCTGCTCGGGCTGCTCGACCGCCTGGTCGACTCGGGGCGCTCGGTGATCGTGATCGAGCACCACCAGGCCGTGATGGCGCACGCCGACTGGATCATCGACCTCGGGCCGGGCGCCGGCCACGACGGCGGCCGCATCGTCTTCGAGGGGCGGCCACAGGATCTCGTCGCGGCCGCGTCGACCCTGACGGCGCAGCACCTCGCGGCGTACGTCGGCACCTGA
- a CDS encoding ATP-binding protein gives MTAPTISTVGELRASGHDFKSVRQEIRDNLLAALREGRDPWPGLHGFENTVIPQLERALIAGHDVVLLGERGQGKTRLLRTLSGLLDEWSPVIAGSELGEHPYEPITHASIRRAAELGDTLPIEWKSRQERYVEKLATPDTSVADLIGDVDPMKVAEGRSLGDPETIHFGLIPRSHRGIVAINELPDLAERIQVAMLNVMEERDIQIRGYVLRLPLDVLVVASANPEDYTNRGRIITPLKDRFGAEIRTHYPTELDDEVAVIRQEAELVAEVPDYLVEILARFTRALRESSAVDQRSGVSARFSIAGAETIAAAAIHRATRQGEDHAVARPIDLETAVDVLGGKIEFESGEEGREDEILDHLLRTSTAETVRAHFRGIDFGVLVDALEGGVMVTTGEQVAARDFLAGLPSLGESELYDEVASRLGATNDGERAGAIELALEGLYLARRVSKESGGGEAAYGI, from the coding sequence GTGACCGCACCCACCATTTCCACCGTCGGCGAGCTCCGGGCATCGGGGCACGATTTCAAGAGCGTTCGTCAGGAGATCCGCGACAATCTGCTCGCGGCCCTGCGCGAAGGGCGCGACCCGTGGCCGGGTCTGCACGGCTTCGAGAACACCGTCATCCCCCAGCTCGAGCGCGCGCTGATCGCCGGGCACGACGTCGTACTGCTCGGCGAGCGCGGCCAGGGCAAGACCCGCCTGCTGCGCACCCTGTCGGGCCTCCTCGACGAGTGGTCGCCGGTGATCGCCGGGTCGGAGCTGGGCGAGCACCCCTACGAGCCGATCACGCACGCCAGCATCCGCCGCGCGGCCGAGCTGGGCGACACCCTGCCCATCGAGTGGAAGAGCCGCCAGGAGCGCTACGTCGAGAAGCTCGCCACCCCCGACACCTCGGTCGCCGACCTCATCGGCGACGTCGACCCGATGAAGGTCGCCGAGGGTCGCAGCCTGGGCGACCCCGAGACCATCCACTTCGGGCTCATCCCCCGCAGCCACCGCGGCATCGTCGCCATCAACGAGCTGCCCGACCTCGCCGAGCGCATCCAGGTCGCAATGCTCAACGTGATGGAAGAGCGCGACATCCAGATCCGCGGCTACGTGCTGCGGCTGCCGCTCGACGTGCTCGTCGTCGCCAGCGCCAACCCGGAGGACTACACCAACCGCGGCCGGATCATCACGCCCCTGAAAGACAGGTTCGGCGCCGAGATCCGCACCCACTACCCGACCGAGCTCGACGACGAGGTGGCAGTGATCCGCCAGGAGGCCGAGCTCGTGGCCGAGGTGCCCGACTACCTCGTCGAGATCCTGGCGCGCTTCACGCGGGCTCTCCGCGAGTCGAGTGCCGTCGATCAGCGCTCCGGGGTGAGCGCCCGCTTCTCGATCGCGGGGGCCGAGACCATCGCGGCCGCGGCCATCCACCGGGCCACCCGGCAGGGCGAGGACCACGCCGTCGCGCGCCCCATCGACCTCGAGACGGCGGTCGACGTGCTCGGCGGCAAGATCGAGTTCGAGTCGGGCGAAGAGGGGCGGGAGGACGAGATCCTGGACCACCTGCTGCGGACGTCGACGGCCGAGACCGTGCGCGCGCACTTCCGCGGCATCGACTTCGGCGTGCTCGTCGACGCCCTCGAGGGCGGCGTGATGGTGACCACCGGCGAGCAGGTCGCTGCCCGCGACTTCCTCGCGGGTCTGCCGTCCCTCGGCGAGTCCGAGCTGTACGACGAGGTGGCGTCACGCCTCGGCGCGACCAACGACGGCGAGCGCGCGGGCGCGATCGAGTTGGCCCTCGAGGGCCTCTATCTCGCGCGCCGAGTCAGCAAGGAGAGCGGCGGGGGCGAAGCCGCGTATGGCATCTAG